Sequence from the Bacillus thermozeamaize genome:
CTGGCCTCCCAGTTTGCCCTGGAAAAAGACGACTTTATCCTGCCCAGCTATCGGGACATTCCGCAGATGATTTTTCATGGCTTCCCTTTGTATCAAGCCTTTCTCTTTTCCAAGGGACATATCCACGGCGGTCAGATTCCGGACGGCGTTCACGTGCTCCCGCCCCAGATCATCATCGCCGCCCAAGTGACACAATGCGTGGGAGTCGCCAGCGCCTTCAAGCTGCGCAAGGAAAAGCGGGTCGCCATCTGTTACTTCGGCGACGGCGCCACCTCGCAAGGTGACTTTTACGAGGGACTGAACTTTGCCGGTGTGTACAAGGTCCCTGCCATCTTTTTTTGCCAAAACAACGGCTACGCCATCAGTGTCCCCTTTGGCAAGCAAACGGCGAGTGCCACCATCGCGCAAAAATCGGTTGCCGCCGGCATTCACGGCGTGCGCGTGGACGGCATGGATCCGCTGGCTGTTTATGCCGTAACCAAAGAGGCCTTGGACAGAGCCAGGGCCGGAGAAGGCCCGACCCTCATTGAAGCGCTGACGTACCGATTTGGACCGCATACGATGGCCGGTGACGATCCGACACGTTACCGGACAAAAGAAGAAATGACCCTCTGGCAGGAGGAGCGTGATCCGATTGTCCGCTTCCGCATCTATCTGAAGGAGCGGGGTATCTGGTCGGAGCAGGACGAACAAGAGGCGGTCGAACAG
This genomic interval carries:
- a CDS encoding pyruvate dehydrogenase (acetyl-transferring) E1 component subunit alpha, which gives rise to MGFAVKLQEDFPVIQILSPEGKVTDPDLVPPLSDEQLRQLMKNMVFTRVLDQRAISLNRQGRLGFYAPVSGQEASMLASQFALEKDDFILPSYRDIPQMIFHGFPLYQAFLFSKGHIHGGQIPDGVHVLPPQIIIAAQVTQCVGVASAFKLRKEKRVAICYFGDGATSQGDFYEGLNFAGVYKVPAIFFCQNNGYAISVPFGKQTASATIAQKSVAAGIHGVRVDGMDPLAVYAVTKEALDRARAGEGPTLIEALTYRFGPHTMAGDDPTRYRTKEEMTLWQEERDPIVRFRIYLKERGIWSEQDEQEAVEQAKEEIAAAMKKAESYPPMTIPELMEAMYVKMPENLAEQAAFLRKEES